Proteins from a genomic interval of Capsicum annuum cultivar UCD-10X-F1 chromosome 4, UCD10Xv1.1, whole genome shotgun sequence:
- the LOC107869650 gene encoding gibberellin-regulated protein 9 isoform X2, whose protein sequence is MKIFTLFLIAILLIQIEADNEGALHKKIHPTKRIHCGYACARRCKKSSRKKVCTRACKTCCARCKCVPPGTYGNKEACPCYARLKTHGNRPKCP, encoded by the exons ATGAAGATCTTCACGTTGTTTCTCATTGCCATCCTCCTCATACAG ATAGAGGCAGACAATGAAGGAGCTCTTCACAAAAAAATTCACCCAACTAAGAGGATCC ACTGTGGGTATGCATGTGCAAGGAGATGCAAGAAGTCGTCAAGAAAGAAGGTGTGCACAAGGGCATGCAAGACATGTTGTGCAAGATGCAAGTGTGTTCCACCAGGCACTTACGGAAACAAGGAAGCTTGCCCCTGCTATGCTAGGCTTAAGACTCATGGCAACAGGCCTAAGTGCCCTTAA
- the LOC107869650 gene encoding gibberellin-regulated protein 9 isoform X1, with translation MKIFTLFLIAILLIQVFAEAVFFNNDEDTAAQIEADNEGALHKKIHPTKRIHCGYACARRCKKSSRKKVCTRACKTCCARCKCVPPGTYGNKEACPCYARLKTHGNRPKCP, from the exons ATGAAGATCTTCACGTTGTTTCTCATTGCCATCCTCCTCATACAG GTTTTCGCGGAGGCTGTTTTCTTTAACAATGACGAAGATACTGCTGCACAG ATAGAGGCAGACAATGAAGGAGCTCTTCACAAAAAAATTCACCCAACTAAGAGGATCC ACTGTGGGTATGCATGTGCAAGGAGATGCAAGAAGTCGTCAAGAAAGAAGGTGTGCACAAGGGCATGCAAGACATGTTGTGCAAGATGCAAGTGTGTTCCACCAGGCACTTACGGAAACAAGGAAGCTTGCCCCTGCTATGCTAGGCTTAAGACTCATGGCAACAGGCCTAAGTGCCCTTAA